The Methanofollis sp. UBA420 genome contains a region encoding:
- a CDS encoding hydrogenase maturation protease yields MKVRVIACGNPYMGNDGVGHAVMERLSARHPELDIVDGGLGGFGLIPLMEDCDRVVIVDAMTGMGIPGEVRVFHEVPPSSVFPMSLHDLGIAEAVALAREVGVTAEVVIVGIEGGEIEAFSDEMTPEVQAAVPAACDAVIRAVQEGDVGGE; encoded by the coding sequence ATGAAAGTCCGCGTCATTGCCTGCGGCAACCCATACATGGGAAACGACGGTGTCGGCCACGCCGTGATGGAGCGTCTCTCTGCAAGACACCCGGAACTCGATATCGTCGACGGGGGCCTCGGCGGGTTCGGGCTCATACCCCTGATGGAGGACTGCGACCGCGTCGTCATCGTGGACGCGATGACCGGCATGGGAATACCGGGCGAGGTCCGGGTTTTCCATGAGGTGCCTCCCTCATCGGTCTTCCCGATGTCCCTTCACGACCTCGGGATCGCGGAGGCGGTCGCCCTCGCCCGAGAGGTCGGGGTCACGGCAGAGGTGGTCATCGTCGGGATCGAAGGAGGAGAGATCGAGGCATTCTCAGACGAGATGACCCCCGAGGTGCAGGCCGCAGTCCCGGCCGCATGCGACGCGGTGATCCGCGCGGTGCAAGAAGGGGATGTGGGCGGGGAGTGA